A stretch of Kaistella flava (ex Peng et al. 2021) DNA encodes these proteins:
- the pepE gene encoding dipeptidase PepE: MNILLASTSTLFGGTYLGYIKSEITELFKGIDEIIFIPFARPGGISHDDYTATAKEFFAQLNIKVKGLHEFENQIAAVNEAKGFFTGGGNTFLLVKTLHEKNLMQTIKTNVENGKPYMGTSAGSNIGGLNMKTTNDMPIVYPPSFECMGLVPFNINPHYLDPNPDLKHNGETRETRIKEFLTQNDTKVIGLREGNWIRRIGNRITVEGNEMTRVFEKDKEPYEIESGTEL, encoded by the coding sequence ATGAATATCCTGTTAGCATCGACTTCTACGCTTTTTGGTGGAACCTATTTGGGTTATATTAAATCAGAAATTACTGAACTTTTTAAAGGAATTGACGAAATCATTTTTATTCCGTTCGCAAGACCTGGCGGAATTTCGCATGATGATTATACCGCTACTGCAAAAGAGTTTTTTGCACAACTTAATATTAAGGTGAAAGGATTGCATGAATTTGAAAATCAAATCGCAGCAGTAAATGAAGCGAAAGGTTTTTTTACCGGTGGCGGAAATACTTTTTTATTAGTGAAAACTTTGCATGAAAAAAATTTGATGCAAACTATAAAAACGAATGTAGAAAACGGAAAACCTTATATGGGAACGAGTGCCGGATCGAATATTGGTGGCCTGAATATGAAAACCACCAACGATATGCCGATTGTTTATCCGCCAAGTTTTGAATGTATGGGTTTGGTTCCTTTTAATATTAACCCTCATTATCTGGATCCAAATCCGGATTTAAAACATAACGGTGAAACGCGCGAAACCAGAATCAAAGAGTTCTTAACTCAAAATGATACAAAGGTGATCGGACTTCGGGAAGGAAATTGGATTCGAAGAATTGGAAATCGAATTACCGTTGAAGGAAATGAGATGACCAGAGTTTTTGAAAAAGATAAAGAACCTTACGAAATTGAATCCGGAACTGAACTGTAA